In the genome of Cercospora beticola chromosome 2, complete sequence, one region contains:
- a CDS encoding uncharacterized protein (MEROPS:MER0005406), giving the protein MSAPEDFATLRRDAERLEDQLSHASSRSEALDIALKAAETSMKALSLVQDPAQRAACRSRAEQYMREAERIKHDANWRSRVKSPAWLKVEVPPTPPTTAATQAAAATKVRQLPVPLNSRKLSTREKIIVTKAGFLNGVKFPEWSSDPSPKEFELADGEDLFFDEASELPLSEFQEDVLDSWKRPQDALPPPAWFQGDQSHLGPTMSFFRNIDLVQDAATDCSVVASLCAGVARVQNGHPRMLQNVMHPFDFETGEPLISKNGKYIVCMNFNGCQRRVVIDDRIPTSSTKRVIHVIDRNNPGLLWPALIEKAYLKVRGGYDFPGSNSGTDLWILTGWIPEQIHLQGDELELDRLWSRMLNAFSYGDVLVTMGTGKMSDKTERALGLASEHDYAVLDLREVGGQRLMLVKNPWVEGTSWRGRSRRSERSRELSPEGPCVPLDEESASVDSPRDLLNEKDLPPGTFWMDLDSVQQYFESVYLNWNPGLFKYRQDAHFEWDFSKTHDDNGFCKSRGPAASLQHNPQFTVATSQRQDVWILLWRHFQNSVPEDATAEDIESGRHFIDLSGYITLAAFFAQGRKVMLSERYIQKGLYVDSPQTLLKLENCEPGKPYTIVPLEQDLPANKHSFTICTFSNSPIVLDHAISRYAHLTHVNGSWTQQSAGGNTQNPTYCDNPQYTITVPRKTGISLLLEASNPKYNVNVRLLHSGGERVFNMRMKDIIADSTVYRQGCCIAELEELDPGKYTAICSTFDPQQLGDFTLRIDSAEQTFAKLLPREGAGRVRFEIEGAAFKEGMTKIAAPIMPHRLVNFYAIARQAALASGYGRSGSRSHVRLSVEHGRGPSRFIRIESNNGEYSDTSGGAVRTNAIDLGPNDRMLVSQGCVLVLDRMYVSSENLEETFQVELFMDQPNAIAVGPWRAWDD; this is encoded by the exons ATGAGTGCGCCAGAGGACTTCGCGACGCTGCGACGGGACGCCGAGAGACTGGAAGACCAACTGAGTCATGCAAGCAGCCGGAGCGAGGCATTGGACATTGCACTCAAAGCCGCCGAGACGTCGATGAAGGCGCTCTCGCTGGTGCAAGATCCTGCCCAACGAGCTGCGTGTAGATCACGAGCAGAGCAGTATATGCGAGAGGCGGAACGTATCAAGCACGATGCAAACTGGCGTTCAAGAGTCAAATCTCCTGCGTGGCTCAAGGTTGAAGTGCCTCCGACGCCACCAACGACTGCTGCCActcaagcagcagcggcaaccAAGGTGAGACAGTTGCCAGTGCCGCTCAACTCTCGCAAGCTCTCTACAAGAGAAAAGATCATCGTCACCAAAGCTGGCTTCCTCAACGGAGTCAAGTTCCCAGAATGGAGTAGTGATCCCTCGCCGAAAGAGTTCGAGCTGGCAGACGGTGAGGATCTATTCTT CGACGAGGCTTCAGAATTACCATTGTCGGAATTCCAGGAGGATGTCCTTGACAGCTGGAAGCGTCCACAAGATGCGCTACCTCCTCCAGCGTGGTTTCAAGGTGATCAGAGCCATCTCGGACCTACCATGAGCTTCTTTCGCAACATCGATCTGGTGCAGGATGCAGCGACTGACTGCTCTGTCGTTGCCTCGCTTTGCGCTGGCGTTGCTCGTGTCCAAAATGGACACCCAAGAATGCTTCAGAACGTCATGCATCCTTTCGATTTCGAAACTGGAGAACCACTCATCTCCAAGAACGGGAAATACATCGTATGCATGAACTTCAATGGATGTCAAAGGCGAGTCGTCATCGACGATCGCATTCCTACGAGCTCAACCAAACGTGTCATCCACGTTATCGATCGGAACAATCCAGGATTGTTATGGCCGGCGCTCATCGAAAAAGCGTACTTAAAAGTGCGAGGCGGCTACGACTTTCCTGGTAGCAACAGCGGAACCGACTTGTGGATACTCACTGGATGGATACCAGAGCAAATACATCTACAAGGAGATGAACTCGAGCTCGATCGACTGTGGTCACGCATGCTCAATGCATTCTCGTATGGCGATGTTCTTGTGACGATGGGCACAGGAAAAATGTCGGACAAGACCGAACGAGCCCTGGGGCTTGCCAGTGAGCATGACTATGCCGTTCTCGACCTGCGTGAAGTGGGCGGGCAACGTTTGATGCTAGTCAAGAACCCATGGGTGGAAGGAACGAGCTGGCGCGGTAGGTCACGCAGAAGCGAAAGAAGTCGAGAATTGTCTCCAGAAGGACCGTGTGTCCCACTCGATGAAGAGAGTGCATCTGTTGATTCACCTAGAGATCTGCTCAACGAGAAGGATCTACCTCCCGGCACCTTCTGGATGGACCTCGACAGTGTACAGCAATATTTTGAGTCTGTCTACCTGAATTGGAACCCTGGTCTGTTCAAGTATCGGCAAGATGCGCATTTCGAGTGGGACTTTTCTAAGACTCATGACGATAATGGCTTCTGCAAGTCTCGCGGTCCTGCTGCGAGTTTGCAACACAATCCGCAATTCACTGTGGCGACGAGTCAGCGGCAAGATGTATGGATCCTGCTTTGGCGACACTTCCAAAATTCGGTTCCCGAAGATGCCACGGCCGAGGACATTGAAAGTGGTCGGCATTTTATTGACCTGAGCGGATACATCACATTGGCAGCCTTTTTTGCTCAAGGACGTAAGGTCATGTTATCAGAACGCTACATCCAGAAAGGTCTGTACGTGGACAGCCCACAGACTCTCTTGAAGCTCGAGAATTGCGAGCCTGGCAAGCCGTATACGATTGTCCCTCTGGAACAGGACCTGCCAGCCAACAAGCACTCCTTCACAATATGCACATTCAGCAACTCTCCTATCGTGCTCGATCATGCAATATCGCGCTACGCGCACCTCACACACGTCAATGGTTCGTGGACACAGCAGTCTGCCGGCGGCAATACACAAAACCCAACATATTGCGACAATCCGCAGTACACCATTACAGTACCTAGGAAGACCGGCATCAGCTTACTGCTCGAGGCAAGCAACCCGAAATACAATGTCAATGTCCGACTTCTCCACAGTGGGGGCGAGCGCGTGTTCAACATGCGTATGAAAGATATCATTGCCGATAGTACAGTCTATCGCCAGGGATGTTGCATTGCAGAGCTTGAAGAGCTTGATCCGGGCAAATATACAGCTATCTGCAGTACATTTGACCCTCAACAGCTTGGGGACTTTACTCTTCGCATTGACTCTGCAGAGCAAACGTTTGCCAAACTGCTCCCTCGGGAAGGTGCAGGCAGAGTCCGCTTTGAGATAGAGGGGGCGGCCTTCAAGGAGGGCATGACAAAAATCGCAGCGCCGATAATGCCCCATCGTCTGGTGAACTTCTATGCGATTGCTCGACAGGCAGCGCTCGCGTCCGGGTATGGTCGCTCGGGCAGCCGCTCACATGTAAGACTGAGTGTCGAGCATGGACGAGGGCCTTCGCGCTTCATCCGGATCGAGAGCAACAATGGAGAGTACAGTGATACCTCGGGAGGCGCCGTAAGAACAAATGCGATTGATCTCGGACCGAACGATCGCATGTTGGTCTCTCAAGGCTGCGTGCTAGTGCTCGATCGTATGTATGTGAGCTCGGAGAACCTGGAGGAGACTTTTCAGGTGGAGTTGTTCATGGACCAGCCGAATGCGATTGCAGTTGGGCCATGGCGAGCGTGGGATGATTGA
- a CDS encoding uncharacterized protein (BUSCO:EOG09260W52) produces MADEYDPTAPPTFDAAAVEDHEDSYDPASYGDDGGQQDDANDEDDDYDPSSMNYGDDAAQSTPAQSKPQSPTQAETTAPKSQTKVAGFIVEESEDEQDTSVPAPSQVNGNTGAHSGLGAVAQSEAQDVSLNSAPHVDTAEASSSLNGFTVPVPASSSTPVAPKVTLQQTAPQSGQEGKTVSTAASAQPTPQPTQQSIAPTPQPPAQESSLPSVQAPPARLPHDKVGQLEDRIKDDPKGDIGAWYELINHYAAKEQYDNVRTVYRRFSEVFRTAVKLYQDWIKFESDLDRRHDVSMIVNTALAKEQIYHVALWKIYLDTVRREHPLVGDSTGANRNMHLAAFEATLGAIGIDPDAGELWREYVDFVKDGPGTLGGQGWQDLQKVDLVRKAYQRATKVPHSELVKLWKEYEAFEMSIHKQTGRKHVQEQSPHYMQARTARMQLEQKIQGLDRTSLPRLPPIYGCAGEDEFGEQVEKWRSWIAWERDEDPLVYKGSEDEEWRKRVIYAYDQATIFLCFYPQIWFEAASWCFSTGIADVIARGDAFLEKGMQMNPESVLLAMMKADRIESDLEPGNTEEVLIRNGDRLDKPFADVHAALYALRNKAMDKDKIALAQIEAHFNSMPPEEEPQNAQEDDDEDEPAEKPLTRTEQKKAQIDAVKQASAAHLDMFKRTISYVWVAKMRAFRRVQGQGRAPKKNDEKPKPYVKGSRAIFSEARPGGPLSSEVYIAAALMEWQCYRDPSAIKIFERGMRLFPTDTAFILEYIKYLTSTQDATNARVVFESTIPKIMGSTELTHEQKQDSCRPLIGYMHDFESKYGDLAQIHKIEKRMAEIYPEEPEIARFAHRLELQTFDAINAQIIISPSQAQPKPVSSLPPGAAAQHIMAGQLAASIEGPTSPKMGGAAPEILLGPNGPYIASPKRPLESDDDGPNRKFMRGESPLKNAPGVRLAATTSGSGKGGFATKTFVPVNGPPVPSGVSAPPPGLPPMPIGPPPLPVAVLNVLSIIPPVHTYIGTRLDPAKLIQLVTSVPIEQTRAAHQNGTLNLKFRPL; encoded by the exons ATGGCCGACGAGTACGATCCGACCGCGCCACCAACCTTCGATGCCGCCGCGGTCGAAGACCACGAGGACAGCTACGACCCGGCCAGCtatggcgacgatggtggCCAACAAGACGATGccaacgacgaagacgacgactacGATCCTTCGAGTATGAACTATGGCGACGACGCCGCGCAGTCGACCCCAGCACAGTCCAAGCCGCAATCTCCCACGCAAGCCGAAACGACAGCCCCAAAGTCGCAAACCAAAGTCGCTGGCTTCATAGTGGAAGAGAGTGAAGATGAACAAGACACGAGCGTGCCGGCGCCATCGCAGGTTAACGGCAATACAGGTGCTCACTCTGGTCTTGGTGCGGTCGCGCAATCTGAAGCGCAGGATGTATCGTTAAATAGTGCACCACATGTTGACACAGCTGAAGCAAGCTCAAGTCTCAATGGGTTCACTGTTCCAGTCCCTGCATCTTCTAGTACTCCAGTTGCCCCAAAAGTCACATTGCAGCAGACAGCTCCACAGTCAGGTCAAGAGGGTAAGACAGTGTCTACCGCGGCCTCTGCGCAGCCGACACCGCAACCCACTCAACAGAGCATCGCGCCGACCCCGCAGCCTCCGGCGCAAGAGTCTAGCCTCCCTTCAGTACAGGCTCCACCGGCAAGACTTCCACATGACAAAGTTGGGCAGCTCGAGGACCGCATCAAAGATGACCCCAAAGGTGACATTGGTGCATGGTACGAGCTCATCAATCACTACGCCGCCAAGGAACAGTACGACAATGTTCGGACTGTGTACCGGAGATTCTCTGAGGTGTTTCGGACAGCG GTCAAGCTCTACCAGGACTGGATCAAATTCGAGAGCGATCTCGACCGCCGGCATGATGTGAGCATGATCGTCAATACTGCGCTCGCAAAAGAGCAAATTTATCATGTGGCACTGTGGAAGATTTACCTTGACACCGTCCGAAGAGAGCATCCCCTTGTCGGAGACTCGACTGGTGCGAATCGAAACATGCATCTTGCGGCATTCGAAGCGACCCTGGGCGCGATTGGAATAGATCCAGACGCAGGCGAACTCTGGCGGGAATACGTGGACTTTGTTAAGGATGGTCCAGGAACGCTCGGTGGACAAGGTTGGCAGGATCTGCAGAAAGTCGATTTGGTCCGGAAGGCGTATCAGCGAGCCACAAAGGTCCCTCATTCCGAGCTTGTGAAGTTGTGGAAGGAGTATGAAGCATTTGAGATGAGCATCCACAAGCAAACAGGCCGAAAACACGTTCAAGAGCAGAGCCCGCACTACATGCAAGCTCGAACTGCGCGCATGCAGCTCGAACAGAAGATCCAAGGACTCGATCGGACATCCTTGCCGCGGCTGCCACCCATCTACGGCTGCGCTGGGGAAGACGAGTTTGGGGAGCAAGTAGAAAAATGGCGGTCGTGGATTGCATGGGAACGCGACGAAGATCCGCTGGTTTACAAAGGCTCagaggatgaggagtggCGGAAGCGAGTCATCTACGCCTACGATCAAGCGACGATCTTTCTATGCTTTTATCCACAGATCTGGTTTGAGGCAGCCTCATGGTGCTTCTCTACGGGGATTGCCGATGTCATCGCACGTGGCGACGCATTTCTGGAGAAAGGTATGCAGATGAACCCCGAATCTGTACTGCTTGCCATGATGAAGGCAGACCGCATCGAGAGTGATCTGGAACCCGGCAACACCGAGGAGGTCCTCATCCGCAACGGCGACAGACTCGACAAGCCATTCGCTGATGTACATGCCGCGCTTTACGCGCTTCGTAACAAGGCAATGGACAAAGACAAAATTGCCCTCGCTCAAATTGAAGCGCACTTCAACTCAATGCCGCCGGAAGAGGAACCGCAGAATGCACaagaggatgacgacgaggatgaaccAGCTGAGAAACCTCTCACCCGCACAGAGCAGAAGAAAGCCCAGATCGATGCAGTAAAACAAGCATCCGCGGCGCACCTTGACATGTTCAAGCGCACGATATCATACGTTTGGGTGGCAAAGATGCGGGCTTTCCGTCGTGTGCAAGGCCAAGGACGGGCACCAAAAAAGAATGACGAAAAACCAAAGCCATACGTCAAAGGTTCTAGAGCAATCTTCAGCGAGGCACGACCAGGCGGACCGCTTTCAAGCGAAGTGTACATCGCAGCCGCCCTGATGGAATGGCAATGCTACCGTGACCCTTCTGCCATCAAGATCTTCGAGCGTGGCATGAGATTGTTCCCCACCGACACTGCTTTCATCCTCGAGTATATCAAGTACCTGACCAGCACGCAAGATGCCACAAACGCTCGAGTTGTGTTCGAGTCCACAATTCCGAAGATTATGGGCAGTACAGAGCTCACCCACGAGCAGAAGCAGGACAGCTGCCGCCCATTGATTGGCTACATGCATGACTTTGAGAGCAAGTATGGAGATCTGGCACAGATTcacaagatcgagaagcgcATGGCTGAGATATACCCTGAAGAGCCTGAGATCGCTCGCTTTGCTCATCGCCTGGAACTGCAAACATTCGACGCTATTAATGCACAAATCATCATTAGTCCGAGCCAGGCACAGCCGAAGCCTGTTTCGTCGCTCCCGCCCGGCGCTGCCGCCCAGCATATTATGGCAGGACAGTTAGCTGCAAGCATTGAAGGGCCAACATCGCCAAAGATGGGCGGTGCTGCACCTGAGATTCTACTTGGTCCCAATGGTCCATACATCGCCTCACCTAAGCGCCCTCTCGAGTCTGACGATGATGGACCAAATCGCAAATTCATGCGTGGTGAATCGCCTCTCAAGAACGCTCCTGGGGTGCGCCTCGCAGCTACGACATCGGGTTCAGGCAAAGGAGGCTTCGCCACGAAGACTTTCGTTCCGGTCAATGGTCCTCCTGTGCCAAGTGGAGTCTCTGCTCCGCCACCAGGACTCCCGCCTATGCCCATTGGTCCACCTCCTCTCCCAGTCGCGGTCTTGAATGTGCTGTCCATCATTCCGCCTGTTCACACGTACATTGGCACGAGGCTTGATCCAGCGAAGCTTATTCAGCTGGTCACCAGTGTTCCAATTGAGCAGACTCGCGCTGCTCACCAGAATGGCACGCTGAACTTGAAGTTCCGACCATTGTAG
- a CDS encoding uncharacterized protein (MEROPS:MER0200434), producing MSAATLSHNPTPKVDNMDGIAPMKRRMTLPTEPKRQDPIYIPAEKPASDPAHGAAFILVHGLGDNAEGLQAVPQQFQSAHKLPYMHWIIPNAMESREAMTTAWYTPSSFSAFPPDRPELAPEEDADGMLATVKYIESLIDACTKKGIPPNRIVLGGFSQGCAMALLTDLTSEKYAGKLGGIVGLMGYLPLSAGRKLEDMRAVAGLPPVHGQVPILLARGKKDQMIPGRIWKDTLKRLEELGVESDLEVHEYEGLGHSLSGPVLRDICTFVERYVPALED from the exons ATGAGTGCCGCTACTCTCAGCCATAATCCAACCCCAAAAGTCGACAACATGGACGGCATTGCTCCAATGAAGCGTCGCATGACACTGCCGACCGAGCCCAAACGCCAGGATCCGATTTACATCCCAGCTGAGAAGCCAGCTTCGGATCCAGCACATGGAGCAGCTTTCATTCTTGTTCATGGACTGGGCGACAATGCCGAAGGGCTACAAG CTGTTCCTCAGCAATTCCAATCCGCCCACAAACTTCCTTACATGCACTGGATCATTCCAAATGCCATGGAATCTCGCGAAGCGATGACAACAGCCTGGTACACACCTTCCTCATTCTCCGCTTTCCCCCCAGATCGTCCAGAACTCGCACCCGAAGAAGACGCAGACGGGATGCTCGCGACAGTCAAGTACATCGAATCACTCATCGATGCGTGCACGAAGAAGGGCATTCCACCAAACCGAATCGTATTAGGCGGTTTCTCCCAAGGCTGTGCAATGGCACTTTTGACAGACCTGACAAGTGAAAAGTACGCTGGGAAACTTGGTGGAATTGTCGGGCTGATGGGCTACCTTCCTCTTAGCGCGGGGAGAAAACTTGAGGATATGAGAGCTGTGGCAGGTCTACCGCCTGTACATGGTCAAGTCCCCATTCTACTGGCGAGAGGAAAGAAAGATCAGATGATCCCGGGGAGAATTTGGAAAGATACCCTGAAGAGGCTGGAAGAGCTAGGTGTGGAGAGTGATCTCGAAGTGCATGAGTATGAGGGCCTCGGCCACAGCTTGAGCGGGCCTGTGTTGAGGGATATTTGCACGTTCGTAGAAAGGTATGTGCCTGCTCTGGAGGACTGA
- a CDS encoding uncharacterized protein (BUSCO:EOG09261BPJ), with protein MPKALQKRGRRMKRKHDDEHDDPQTESLSKRQKPNDETEAMEDSAEQNLTMHGYDEDMSSAYPGGAEKAFFGVLDEQEQEFFKNADNLLEQDDFPNSEERAAFLQSVFREADDKALKLAQSQSCSRVLERLIKLSNASQLKGLFQKFSGNFIHLLSHRFASHCCESLFTYAAPHVSEELKAKPSELKSENPDEVFVSMENLFLHTLAELEGNFGYLLTEKYASHALRILLLVLAGEPISTESMKSLLRSKRKEGAPGKGGNEATGKTRPVPKSFSVALEKLISDSVAGLDTDKLRGLATHPNANPTLQVLLTLELTHYGKQRGKEEKSIIRTLLPDEVFTEECDSAKFLSGLVFDPVGSHLVEKIIQHAPAKLFKSMYKTFFKERLATHARNEVATHVVCRLLERLGYDDLLEAHEILLPEIPGLLQKHWTAMPQTMIERCAVRDIDTQAIAVQIDQFYSGETGFDIVKMLHVDDNRKEDAAVSANGQVGTGSNMAATFFPRPSETNKVQFNILAQAMLIVPGSLSALVLDSLTALDKEVMLKMAKDYIVTRTLQQALTTKNASMVQRRKLIARFQSNIGEMALDKSASHVVDCIWEGTHGLAFIRERIAEELAENEAALRESACGRAVWKNWKMDIYKRKRQEWIRQSRIKASNDGFQAFSEIEARKEDGPRKTPLQMARERHAQKKMKSEKEEKEPKKEAASEDGSKKVKKEKRSKSSKSSHGSRGSMNGSSTRPQRVQSATASS; from the exons ATGCCCAAGGCCCTTCAAAAGCGCGGCCGGCGCATGAAGCGTAAGCACGACGACGAGCATGACGATCCGCAGACAGAATCTCTCTCCAAGCGGCAAAAACCAAATGACGAAACCGAGGCCATGGAGGACTCTGCTGAACAGAACCTGACTATGCACGGCTACGACGAGGACATGTCGAGTGCGTATCCAGGTGGTGCAGAAAAGGCCTTCTTCGGTGTGCTCGACGAACAGGAACAGGAATTTTTCAAGAATGCCGACAACCTGCTCGAACAGGACGACTTCCCCAATTCCGAGGAGCGAGCGGCATTTCTGCAGAGTGTTTTCCGAGAAGCAGACGACAAGGCCCTCAAACTAGCACAGAGCCAGTCATGCTCGCGAGTACTGGAACGCTTGATCAAACTGTCAAATGCATCACAACTGAAAGGACTTTTTCAAAAGTTCAGTGGCAA CTTCATACATCTCTTATCGCATCGTTTCGCATCGCACTGCTGTGAATCTCTCTTCACCTACGCCGCGCCACATGTCAGTGAGGAGCTCAAAGCCAAGCCCTCTGAGCTCAAATCTGAGAACCCCGACGAGGTCTTCGTTTCCATGGAAAATCTCTTCCTGCACACTCTGGCCGAACTCGAGGGCAATTTCGGCTACCTACTAACGGAAAAGTATGCGTCTCATGCTCTGCGCATTTTGCTGCTCGTACTTGCTGGAGAGCCGATCTCTACCGAATCGATGAAGAGCTTGCTTCGCAGCAAGCGGAAGGAAGGTGCGCCGGGGAAGGGCGGCAATGAAGCAACAGGGAAGACTCGACCAGTGCCGAAATCATTCTCTGTGGCCCTGGAGAAGCTTATCAGCGACAGTGTGGCTGGGCTCGATACTGACAAGCTCCGGGGACTGGCCACGCATCCTAACGCTAACCCGACGCTCCAAGTTCTCCTCACACTGGAACTTACACACTACGGAAAGCAGCGTGGAAAGGAAGAAAAGTCCATCATCCGGACTTTGCTACCAGATGAGGTGTTTACGGAAGAATGTGACAGTGCGAAATTCCTTTCTGGCCTTGTTTTCGACCCTGTTGGATCTCACCTGGTCGAGAAGATCATTCAACATGCCCCTGCGAAGCTGTTCAAAAGCATGTACAAGACCTTCTTCAAGGAACGTCTTGCAACACACGCCAGAAACGAAGTGGCGACCCACGTTGTCTGTCGTTTGCTGGAACGGCTGGGCTACGATGACTTGCTCGAGGCACACGAGATTTTATTACCCGAAATACCCGGACTCCTCCAGAAGCACTGGACGGCAATGCCTCAGACCATGATCGAGCGTTGCGCAGTGCGAGACATCGACACGCAAGCGATTGCTGTGCAAATAGACCAGTTTTACTCGGGAGAGACAGGCTTCGACATTGTGAAGATGTTACATGTTGACGACAATCGCAAAGAGGATGCAGCAGTATCGGCCAATGGCCAAGTGGGTACCGGGTCCAACATGGCAGCAACATTCTTCCCGCGTCCCTCGGAAACCAACAAAGTGCAGTTCAACATTCTCGCACAGGCCATGCTAATTGTTCCGGGATCGCTCAGCGCCCTCGTCCTCGATTCACTGACGGCTCTTGACAAGGAAGTCATGTTGAAGATGGCCAAAGATTACATTGTCACCCGGACTCTGCAACAAGCACTTACCACAAAGAATGCGTCTATGGTGCAGAGAAGAAAGCTGATTGCGCGCTTCCAGTCTAACATCGGCGAGATGGCTTTGGACAAGTCTGCATCGCATGTTGTAGATTGTATCTGGGAAGGTACGCATGGGCTTGCGTTCATCCGCGAACGGATCGCGGAGGAATTGGCTGAGAATGAGGCTGCATTGCGCGAATCGGCATGTGGCAGGGCCGTGTGGAAGAACTGGAAAATGGACATCTACAAGCGAAAACGACAAGAATGGATCAGGCAGAGCAGGATCAAGGCAAGCAACGACGGATTCCAGGCATTTTCGGAGATTGAGGCTCGAAAGGAGGATGGTCCGAGGAAGACGCCTCTCCAAATGGCGCGGGAACGCCATGCGcaaaagaagatgaagagcgaaaaggaggagaaagagcCCAAGAAAGAAGCCGCTTccgaagatggcagcaagaaggtgaagaaggagaaaagATCAAAGTCCAGCAAAAGCTCCCATGGCTCTCGTGGATCCATGAATGGGTCCAGCACGCGTCCCCAACGTGTGCAGTCTGCAACCGCAAGCTCGTAG